The following coding sequences are from one Capsicum annuum cultivar UCD-10X-F1 chromosome 3, UCD10Xv1.1, whole genome shotgun sequence window:
- the LOC107863406 gene encoding uncharacterized protein LOC107863406 — MHIEKNFFDNLFNTMMDVSNKTKDNLKARMDLKEYCRGSELYLTYLNNKIQKSKASYTFTLDDRRVICDWVKNLRMPDGYASNLSRCVDMKEGKLTSMKSQSLMPIAFSTLPDRIWKPITEISLFFKDLYSNTLREENLSLMDINIRLTLNKLAKIFPPVFFLDVMEHFPIHLVREAQLGGPVQCRWMYLFERIIGKGKRTIKNRSRIEGSIYEAYLAKETSYFCSYYFENDVPCLRNRPNRHDDGDNTDFSAPPFSIFNQTGKGSPKVGPLGYLNEVELKSATTHVLLNCPEVLPFYNYFVALHGDAAVYPMFSV; from the exons atgcatattgagaaaaacttctttgacaacttgtttaatactatgatggatgtaagtaacaaaacaaaagataacttgAAGGCCAGGATGGACTTAAAGGAGTATTGTCGGGGCAGTGAGTTGTACTTGACATACTTAAACAATAAGATTCAGAAGTCCAAGGCCAGTTACACATTCACTTTGGATGATAGAAGAGTGATTTGTGATTGGGTTAAGAATTTGAGAATGCCAGATGGATATGCGTCAAATTTATCCAGGTGCGTTGACATGAAGGAAGGGAAGTTGACCTCTATGAAGAGCCAGTCACTGATGCCAATTGCATTCAGTACGTTGCCCGATAGAATATGGAAGCCCATAACAGagataagcttatttttcaaagatttatatTCTAACACATTAAGGGAGGAGAACCTATCTTTGATGGATATCAACATTCGCTTAACCTTAAACAAGTTGGCAAAAATTTTTCCTCCtgttttttttttggatgttATGGAGCATTTTCCAATTCACCTTGTGCGTGAGGCACAACTTGGAGGGCCTGTTCAGTGTAGATGGATGTATCTCTTTGAGAG GATTATTGGCAAAGGTAAGCGGACCATAAAAAATAGATCTCGAATTGAGGGATCAATATATGAGGCTTATTTGGCTAAAGAgacctcttatttttgttcatattattttgaaaatgatgTACCATGTCTGAGAAACCGACCTAATAGGCATGATGATGGAGACAATACAGATTTTTCAGCACcaccattttcaatattcaatcaaacAGGTAAAGGAAGTCCAAAAGTTGGTCCACTTGGATATTTGAATGAGGTGGAGCTTAAGTCAGCTACAacacatgtattattaaattgtcCCGAGGTCCTGCCTTTTTATaa CTACTTTGTGGCTTTACACGGGGATGCTGCTGTTTATCCTATGTTTTCAGTGtag